A genomic window from Phoenix dactylifera cultivar Barhee BC4 chromosome 7, palm_55x_up_171113_PBpolish2nd_filt_p, whole genome shotgun sequence includes:
- the LOC103710054 gene encoding serine/arginine-rich splicing factor RSZ21A isoform X1 — MSRVYVGNLDPRVSERDIEDEFRVYGVLRRKASVWVARRPPGYAFVEFDDRRDALDAIRGLDGRNGWRVELSHNSKGGGGGRGGRRSGGDDMKCYECGEPGHFARECRLRIGSGGLGSGRHRSPSPRYRRSPSYGRRSYSPRGRRSPRLRSYSPRRGRSYSRSPPYRKDSPYANGDRRRSRS, encoded by the exons ATGTCTCGAGTTTATGTTGGGAACTTGGACCCAAGAGTCTCAGAAAGAGACATAGAAGATGAATTTCGAGTATATGGTGTGCTTCGCAG GAAAGCGAG TGTTTGGGTTGCTAGAAGGCCTCCTGGTTATGCATTTGTTGAATTTGATGATCGGAGAGATGCATTAGATGCCATTCGTGGATTAGATG GGAGGAATGGTTGGCGTGTGGAGCTTTCTCATAACTCcaagggtggtggtggtggtcgaGGTGGACGGCGAAGTGGTGGTGATGACATGAAGTGTTATGAGTGTGGTGAGCCTGGTCATTTTGCTCGCGAGTGTCGGTTGCGTATTGGTTCTGGGGGATTAGGGAGTGGAAGGCATCGAAGCCCCAGTCCCCGATACCGCAGAAGCCCGAGTTATGGGCGCAG GAGCTACAGTCCACGTGGAAGAAGGTCCCCTCGACTTCGCAGTTATTCTCCTCGACGTGGCCGGAGCTACAGCCGATCACCACCTTATCGCAAAGACTCTCCATATGCTAATGG GGATCGTCGGCGCAGCCGGAGCTGA
- the LOC103710054 gene encoding serine/arginine-rich splicing factor RSZ23 isoform X3 — MSRVYVGNLDPRVSERDIEDEFRVYGVLRRKASVWVARRPPGYAFVEFDDRRDALDAIRGLDGRNGWRVELSHNSKGGGGGRGGRRSGGDDMKCYECGEPGHFARECRLRIGSGGLGSGRHRSPSPRYRRSPSYGRSPRGRRSPRLRSYSPRRGRSYSRSPPYRKDSPYANGDRRRSRS, encoded by the exons ATGTCTCGAGTTTATGTTGGGAACTTGGACCCAAGAGTCTCAGAAAGAGACATAGAAGATGAATTTCGAGTATATGGTGTGCTTCGCAG GAAAGCGAG TGTTTGGGTTGCTAGAAGGCCTCCTGGTTATGCATTTGTTGAATTTGATGATCGGAGAGATGCATTAGATGCCATTCGTGGATTAGATG GGAGGAATGGTTGGCGTGTGGAGCTTTCTCATAACTCcaagggtggtggtggtggtcgaGGTGGACGGCGAAGTGGTGGTGATGACATGAAGTGTTATGAGTGTGGTGAGCCTGGTCATTTTGCTCGCGAGTGTCGGTTGCGTATTGGTTCTGGGGGATTAGGGAGTGGAAGGCATCGAAGCCCCAGTCCCCGATACCGCAGAAGCCCGAGTTATGGGCGCAG TCCACGTGGAAGAAGGTCCCCTCGACTTCGCAGTTATTCTCCTCGACGTGGCCGGAGCTACAGCCGATCACCACCTTATCGCAAAGACTCTCCATATGCTAATGG GGATCGTCGGCGCAGCCGGAGCTGA
- the LOC103710054 gene encoding serine/arginine-rich splicing factor RSZ23 isoform X4, whose product MSRVYVGNLDPRVSERDIEDEFRVYGVLRSVWVARRPPGYAFVEFDDRRDALDAIRGLDGRNGWRVELSHNSKGGGGGRGGRRSGGDDMKCYECGEPGHFARECRLRIGSGGLGSGRHRSPSPRYRRSPSYGRSPRGRRSPRLRSYSPRRGRSYSRSPPYRKDSPYANGDRRRSRS is encoded by the exons ATGTCTCGAGTTTATGTTGGGAACTTGGACCCAAGAGTCTCAGAAAGAGACATAGAAGATGAATTTCGAGTATATGGTGTGCTTCGCAG TGTTTGGGTTGCTAGAAGGCCTCCTGGTTATGCATTTGTTGAATTTGATGATCGGAGAGATGCATTAGATGCCATTCGTGGATTAGATG GGAGGAATGGTTGGCGTGTGGAGCTTTCTCATAACTCcaagggtggtggtggtggtcgaGGTGGACGGCGAAGTGGTGGTGATGACATGAAGTGTTATGAGTGTGGTGAGCCTGGTCATTTTGCTCGCGAGTGTCGGTTGCGTATTGGTTCTGGGGGATTAGGGAGTGGAAGGCATCGAAGCCCCAGTCCCCGATACCGCAGAAGCCCGAGTTATGGGCGCAG TCCACGTGGAAGAAGGTCCCCTCGACTTCGCAGTTATTCTCCTCGACGTGGCCGGAGCTACAGCCGATCACCACCTTATCGCAAAGACTCTCCATATGCTAATGG GGATCGTCGGCGCAGCCGGAGCTGA
- the LOC103710054 gene encoding serine/arginine-rich splicing factor RSZ21A isoform X2, with translation MSRVYVGNLDPRVSERDIEDEFRVYGVLRSVWVARRPPGYAFVEFDDRRDALDAIRGLDGRNGWRVELSHNSKGGGGGRGGRRSGGDDMKCYECGEPGHFARECRLRIGSGGLGSGRHRSPSPRYRRSPSYGRRSYSPRGRRSPRLRSYSPRRGRSYSRSPPYRKDSPYANGDRRRSRS, from the exons ATGTCTCGAGTTTATGTTGGGAACTTGGACCCAAGAGTCTCAGAAAGAGACATAGAAGATGAATTTCGAGTATATGGTGTGCTTCGCAG TGTTTGGGTTGCTAGAAGGCCTCCTGGTTATGCATTTGTTGAATTTGATGATCGGAGAGATGCATTAGATGCCATTCGTGGATTAGATG GGAGGAATGGTTGGCGTGTGGAGCTTTCTCATAACTCcaagggtggtggtggtggtcgaGGTGGACGGCGAAGTGGTGGTGATGACATGAAGTGTTATGAGTGTGGTGAGCCTGGTCATTTTGCTCGCGAGTGTCGGTTGCGTATTGGTTCTGGGGGATTAGGGAGTGGAAGGCATCGAAGCCCCAGTCCCCGATACCGCAGAAGCCCGAGTTATGGGCGCAG GAGCTACAGTCCACGTGGAAGAAGGTCCCCTCGACTTCGCAGTTATTCTCCTCGACGTGGCCGGAGCTACAGCCGATCACCACCTTATCGCAAAGACTCTCCATATGCTAATGG GGATCGTCGGCGCAGCCGGAGCTGA